One Myxococcus xanthus genomic window carries:
- a CDS encoding DUF2019 domain-containing protein, producing the protein MKLEELVEQFARNVAAQTDAIHRGDSRAGNKHAKQYTAALQALRAQGDTGREALAVLLKHPRTDVRAMAAGFLLRYRTAEAKAVLEAAANEGGVAAIRAIMTLRRWKDGTWALDPE; encoded by the coding sequence ATGAAGTTGGAAGAACTGGTCGAGCAGTTCGCTCGGAATGTCGCGGCCCAGACTGATGCCATTCATCGAGGAGATTCCAGGGCGGGGAACAAGCACGCCAAGCAGTACACCGCCGCGCTTCAGGCGCTACGCGCGCAGGGGGATACTGGGCGAGAGGCCCTCGCCGTGCTGCTGAAGCATCCTCGTACGGATGTTCGAGCCATGGCGGCTGGGTTCCTGCTCCGCTACCGGACGGCGGAAGCCAAGGCGGTACTGGAAGCGGCAGCGAACGAGGGAGGGGTGGCCGCCATCAGAGCGATCATGACACTACGACGTTGGAAGGACGGCACCTGGGCGCTCGATCCGGAGTAG
- a CDS encoding helix-turn-helix domain-containing protein, whose protein sequence is MYAKLSQRIGTQVRAARHRVGLSQAQVAEAIHVPTLVLSRLERGRLLPSLPTLVDLCGVLRVSVDLLLSGEGLAFPAPEGAGR, encoded by the coding sequence ATGTACGCGAAGCTCTCCCAGCGGATTGGAACCCAGGTCCGCGCCGCCCGGCATCGAGTGGGCCTGTCGCAGGCCCAGGTGGCCGAGGCTATCCACGTGCCGACGCTGGTGCTCAGTCGCCTGGAGCGCGGCAGGTTGTTGCCCAGCCTCCCCACGCTGGTGGACCTGTGCGGCGTCCTTCGTGTCTCCGTGGACCTCCTCCTGAGCGGCGAGGGCCTGGCGTTTCCCGCGCCCGAGGGGGCCGGCCGGTAG
- a CDS encoding DUF2019 domain-containing protein yields MKLEDLVEQFAQNVAGQNEAILRGDAKIGNKHARKYGAAVDKLLANGNAGRDALAVLLKHERLDVRVMAAAHLLRYRTDGAKAVLEEAAKGQGLAPFGAQQALKRWEEGTWALDPE; encoded by the coding sequence ATGAAGTTGGAGGATCTTGTCGAGCAGTTCGCCCAGAACGTGGCCGGACAGAACGAGGCCATCCTCCGGGGAGACGCCAAGATCGGGAACAAGCACGCCAGGAAGTACGGTGCCGCCGTCGATAAGCTCCTGGCCAACGGCAATGCCGGACGTGACGCTCTCGCCGTGCTGCTCAAGCATGAGCGACTGGACGTGCGCGTGATGGCCGCCGCGCATCTGCTTCGCTATCGGACGGACGGAGCCAAAGCGGTCCTTGAGGAAGCTGCCAAGGGGCAAGGGCTGGCCCCATTCGGAGCGCAGCAGGCATTGAAACGCTGGGAAGAAGGAACCTGGGCGCTCGATCCAGAGTAG
- a CDS encoding helix-turn-helix transcriptional regulator: MNEELATRIGSAAREARTQLGLTQAEVAEKLGLAHMVYSRLERGKMLPSVQTLLRMCAVLRIGSDELLGLADAEEGKGARGPGGAPRLRQLTGLARKMDEEQLDALVKVAQVLLR; the protein is encoded by the coding sequence ATGAACGAAGAACTGGCGACCCGCATTGGAAGTGCCGCCCGAGAGGCCCGGACGCAGCTCGGGCTCACGCAGGCGGAAGTGGCCGAGAAGCTGGGCCTGGCGCACATGGTCTACAGCCGCCTGGAGCGCGGGAAGATGCTGCCCAGCGTGCAGACGCTGCTGCGGATGTGCGCGGTGCTGCGCATCGGCTCGGACGAGCTGCTGGGGCTCGCGGACGCGGAGGAGGGGAAGGGGGCGCGAGGCCCGGGCGGAGCGCCCAGGCTGCGGCAGCTCACCGGCCTCGCGCGAAAGATGGACGAGGAGCAACTCGACGCCCTCGTGAAGGTGGCCCAGGTGCTGCTGCGTTGA
- a CDS encoding DUSAM domain-containing protein, whose translation MPEHRTWHEIRELNRRVTDLGEPLVLTDENRALLTNTASEVAITPREVTQALQDDVSAAALLKEIAKRIRVGSRRLSRAITEAIKHQEAGDLDAARAPFLELLNVEVVPFYRELAQVQLDALDEP comes from the coding sequence ATGCCGGAACACCGCACTTGGCACGAAATCAGGGAGTTGAACCGCCGCGTTACCGACCTTGGAGAACCGCTCGTTCTCACGGATGAAAACCGCGCGCTCCTGACCAATACCGCTTCCGAAGTAGCCATAACGCCACGGGAAGTCACCCAGGCACTCCAGGACGATGTGAGCGCCGCCGCGCTGCTCAAAGAGATTGCGAAGCGTATCCGGGTGGGCTCGCGGCGCCTGTCGCGTGCCATCACCGAAGCAATCAAGCACCAGGAGGCAGGCGACCTTGACGCCGCACGCGCGCCATTCCTGGAACTGCTCAATGTTGAAGTCGTCCCGTTCTACCGTGAGCTTGCCCAGGTTCAGCTAGACGCGCTCGACGAGCCGTAA
- a CDS encoding DUF2381 family protein: MLVLASGAATAQPSPTVSGLGVRRVEISAEPSSAVPPPEVQISPRMSTSFEFDSALDPAKVVLEGEERFSLVDLGRSTLRLVPSEQLLPGERLLLTVRFQDGSVPLDAAFVLVAHPARGERIVEVWRQARTAESYQQEAKEARAETQQCHEENARMRAEQREPSGIAGLLANGVIQKEEGVAAKLLRVNEEVRQHPGNALWAHRAWSYRAPVRVAVAVEFENPDAANPWTAEGASLVSKPGTSLKILTVWQKAPISRYPFGRVVVEAEATPDAAQGPFTLKLWGPGGLRAITLSGVTFP, translated from the coding sequence GTGCTCGTGCTCGCGTCAGGCGCCGCGACCGCCCAACCGTCTCCCACGGTCTCGGGCCTTGGGGTGCGCCGCGTCGAAATCTCGGCGGAGCCATCCTCGGCGGTGCCGCCTCCAGAGGTTCAGATAAGCCCACGCATGTCCACGTCCTTCGAGTTCGACTCCGCCCTGGATCCGGCGAAGGTCGTGCTCGAAGGCGAAGAACGCTTTTCACTCGTGGACCTCGGGCGAAGCACGCTCCGGCTGGTGCCCTCGGAGCAGCTCCTACCCGGCGAACGCCTACTGCTGACGGTGCGCTTCCAGGATGGCTCGGTCCCCCTTGATGCGGCCTTCGTCCTCGTCGCCCACCCCGCGCGCGGCGAGCGCATCGTCGAGGTGTGGAGACAGGCGCGCACGGCGGAGTCCTACCAGCAGGAGGCGAAGGAGGCCCGAGCGGAAACCCAGCAGTGCCACGAGGAGAACGCGCGGATGAGGGCGGAACAGCGGGAACCGAGCGGCATCGCGGGCCTCCTGGCCAACGGTGTCATCCAAAAGGAGGAGGGCGTCGCCGCGAAACTCCTCCGCGTCAACGAAGAGGTTCGTCAGCATCCAGGCAACGCACTCTGGGCACACCGGGCTTGGAGCTATCGCGCCCCTGTTCGCGTAGCCGTAGCGGTGGAGTTCGAGAACCCGGACGCCGCGAACCCCTGGACCGCGGAAGGGGCATCGCTGGTGAGCAAGCCGGGCACGTCCCTGAAGATCCTGACCGTCTGGCAAAAGGCCCCCATCTCTCGCTATCCGTTCGGCCGCGTCGTGGTGGAAGCAGAAGCGACGCCGGATGCGGCGCAGGGGCCGTTCACCCTGAAGCTGTGGGGACCGGGCGGGCTGCGCGCCATCACCCTCTCCGGCGTGACGTTCCCGTAG
- a CDS encoding DUF2380 domain-containing protein, translated as MPESETPERLHRRQASRVEVTGVGLDRAERDAHQGALAAQLAFRSAFLDVSDPTRRIAGEFSRLKARWRGIRVGDGVFVRYVDFGTQQLRWIDAHLAAVTRLANAASEVEDPDMQLALLRLAGPRLEAAMTGSLLLAVWLDFLLLAEAVLAQQLYSVERMFADLWRWQEMLKPAMAALSSLEPGQMEAAAQDVPALVGQLSGELAATIATVRKGAENVAKMLVLKDAIEALTLLSALKFSLPPVSPSAPALLGIGLSVGGNGVMMGTRTVVSAEWVEMMRQLVRAGVLSLSVVSAAVRIQAGQVMLAQAHGELPQGVREALGDGPEVRAMRVTGKAGAGMAEPPRHHVLPKEFREWFEKRGFTGDMDIDQFCVKLEQAHHEAIHGGGDWKLGRTWPGEWNRMIMSRLLEAEVLAGRMLTRNESLEIVAKNMRDYKIPMNFTRWRGR; from the coding sequence ATGCCTGAGTCCGAAACGCCGGAGCGGCTGCATCGGCGACAGGCCTCCCGGGTGGAAGTGACAGGGGTGGGCCTGGACCGCGCGGAGAGGGATGCGCACCAGGGTGCCCTCGCGGCCCAGTTGGCATTTCGCAGCGCCTTTCTCGACGTTTCGGACCCCACCCGCCGCATCGCCGGCGAGTTCTCCAGGCTGAAGGCCCGTTGGCGGGGGATTCGCGTCGGAGACGGCGTTTTCGTCCGCTACGTCGATTTCGGCACCCAGCAGTTGCGGTGGATTGACGCCCACCTCGCCGCCGTCACCCGGCTGGCCAACGCCGCCTCGGAGGTGGAGGACCCGGACATGCAGCTCGCGCTGTTGCGCCTCGCTGGCCCACGGCTTGAGGCCGCCATGACGGGCTCGCTCCTGCTCGCCGTCTGGCTCGACTTTCTCCTCCTCGCTGAAGCCGTGCTCGCCCAGCAGCTCTACAGCGTGGAGAGGATGTTCGCGGATCTGTGGCGCTGGCAGGAGATGCTCAAGCCCGCCATGGCGGCGCTCTCCTCTCTGGAGCCCGGGCAGATGGAGGCCGCGGCGCAAGACGTCCCCGCGCTTGTAGGCCAGCTCTCGGGCGAGCTCGCCGCGACCATCGCGACCGTGCGCAAGGGAGCCGAGAACGTCGCGAAGATGCTGGTGCTCAAGGATGCCATCGAGGCGCTTACCCTGCTTTCGGCGTTGAAGTTCTCGCTGCCCCCGGTGTCTCCGTCCGCTCCCGCCTTGCTCGGCATTGGACTCTCGGTGGGAGGCAACGGCGTGATGATGGGCACGCGAACGGTCGTGTCCGCCGAGTGGGTGGAGATGATGCGCCAGTTGGTGCGCGCAGGCGTCCTCTCCCTGTCCGTCGTCAGTGCCGCCGTGCGGATTCAGGCGGGCCAGGTGATGCTGGCACAGGCGCATGGCGAGTTGCCGCAGGGCGTGCGCGAGGCGTTGGGCGACGGACCCGAAGTGCGTGCCATGCGCGTGACGGGCAAGGCGGGGGCTGGCATGGCCGAGCCACCGCGGCACCACGTCCTGCCAAAAGAGTTCCGCGAATGGTTCGAGAAGCGCGGCTTCACTGGCGACATGGACATTGACCAGTTCTGCGTCAAGCTGGAGCAGGCTCACCACGAGGCCATCCACGGCGGGGGCGACTGGAAGCTGGGACGCACATGGCCCGGTGAATGGAACCGGATGATCATGAGCCGATTGCTTGAGGCCGAGGTGTTGGCCGGACGGATGTTGACGCGAAACGAGAGCCTGGAGATCGTCGCGAAGAATATGAGGGACTATAAGATCCCGATGAACTTCACCCGCTGGAGAGGACGATGA
- a CDS encoding DEAD/DEAH box helicase: protein MTTPETLRIARIARVQLATPALTESQAKLYSQSARLQMGRLGLSKFTSNDISASLDEALLLIQAALIEKKADKSERWRSGMKRAGEILEWLSQRDLRRAGQPLHFLSAAAYQLAGYPALAHGHIRQIPTGDPTSEILREYLRANFPGTIKAIKSYWAGCSRQETGTDGTDGHLSDLAIQHTVMCIGLICEHLRTGREERVARALDKLDKLASGFLHSNDPYSWILARLTAEISHKYIETSLWTQIDNISTNSHELAASALSQFARASFTNCRALVWPSQAKGIENLRTDDSFILCTPTGSGKTTIATLAAIKSLFTAPATAPSDDQRQSGNLVLYLVPSRALAAEVESRLEQDLRSVAQDPVIVTGLYGGIDWGPTDAWIDSDRPTVLICTFEKADALLRYLGILFLHRVRLVVIDEAHMVDFERSNASSLEDGTSRSFRLELLGTRLLRAQDAYNFRIVALSAVAANAAPALARWVTTNRDSVPTRSDYRSTRQMLGRLEVSPTGVFRITYELMDGRSLRFKNGRTYEKPFIPAPFPPLPNEVQDSLGPEKRLRGPTLWAALHLAARRSDDTRPTVLISLTQHITPFAEDCLEHLDSWNTHLPDYFPTPPATDTWANCLASVADYFSADSIEYKLLVRGIAVHHGKLPPLVSRRLKQVIDSGLVKIIIATSTLSEGVNISVNYLLLPSVFRANDAFTVQEFSNLIGRAGRPGVSTEGHALAVQMADNEKANRQRQGFDTLVHELKEVTDNAALNEQEDASSPLFNLILAIWDAWSDISPDGTQDEFEEWLEMTATQSSENAATIRLDALDNFILSTIEEVEQIKNGELSDTELEDELARIWQKTYAHACTTEEDRLRSAWLTRGLSLKKFYPSTDIRRRIYKSSLPPRSALALIEKTEDLRSALLDGSDYAIWPSNLRFEFVAKIVNLVSEVPSFYISKKFGSKRSEFTDWQKVLQWWLAKDTLSKQPSPKELPNWFDYASRNFLYRSNWGIGSSLGLLLDAGDGSMPIRPLEISDWPRSGLPWIAFWLKELLSWGTLEPVAAYLLARGNAVDRKQAEASASEYYSAVAEMNLTPNELLDPRRIRNWIQAHAPKPSKPLKKSHFEINVRLTHDPSHYNQGRMSVQPIETEDGLNWIEPAGYIVAVSDKPENWPSQTQHLDFELLTVERQVFGSPYLAHSTAQESQ, encoded by the coding sequence ATGACAACTCCCGAGACCCTTCGAATAGCCAGAATCGCTCGAGTTCAACTTGCCACCCCCGCGCTAACAGAATCACAAGCAAAACTATACAGCCAGAGCGCTCGCCTGCAAATGGGGCGATTAGGGCTCTCTAAGTTCACCTCAAACGACATTTCAGCTTCATTGGACGAGGCACTGCTTTTGATTCAGGCAGCGCTAATTGAAAAAAAGGCCGACAAGTCCGAAAGATGGCGTTCTGGAATGAAACGCGCAGGAGAAATCCTTGAGTGGTTGTCACAGCGCGACCTTAGACGAGCAGGCCAACCACTTCATTTTCTCTCAGCGGCAGCATATCAACTCGCAGGGTACCCAGCGCTCGCGCACGGACACATTCGCCAAATCCCAACTGGCGACCCGACGTCTGAAATTCTACGCGAATACCTCAGAGCCAACTTCCCAGGAACAATCAAAGCAATCAAATCCTACTGGGCAGGCTGCTCACGTCAGGAAACCGGCACGGACGGAACAGATGGCCACCTTTCCGACCTAGCCATCCAACACACCGTAATGTGCATTGGACTGATTTGCGAGCACCTCCGCACAGGCCGCGAAGAAAGAGTCGCCCGTGCTCTCGACAAACTCGATAAACTCGCGAGCGGATTTCTACACAGCAATGACCCTTACTCATGGATCCTCGCCCGACTAACAGCAGAGATCTCGCACAAGTACATCGAAACATCTCTTTGGACGCAAATAGATAACATCTCAACGAATTCACACGAGCTCGCAGCCTCTGCTCTTTCTCAGTTTGCACGAGCCTCTTTTACAAACTGTCGCGCCCTTGTGTGGCCTTCACAAGCAAAAGGAATCGAAAACCTCCGTACAGACGACTCTTTTATTCTATGCACACCAACAGGCTCAGGCAAGACCACAATCGCCACCCTTGCCGCAATCAAATCCCTATTCACCGCCCCCGCAACTGCTCCTAGCGACGACCAACGCCAATCCGGAAATCTCGTCCTATACTTAGTCCCATCCCGGGCACTTGCCGCTGAAGTTGAGTCTCGTCTTGAGCAGGATCTTCGCAGCGTCGCTCAAGATCCAGTCATCGTTACGGGGCTATATGGCGGAATTGACTGGGGACCTACCGACGCATGGATTGATAGCGACCGACCTACGGTCTTGATATGCACATTCGAAAAAGCAGACGCCCTGCTTCGGTATCTCGGCATTCTTTTTCTCCACCGTGTTCGACTAGTAGTCATAGACGAAGCACATATGGTGGATTTTGAGAGAAGCAATGCTTCCTCACTTGAAGACGGAACATCTCGTTCATTCCGCCTTGAACTACTCGGCACGCGACTCTTACGAGCCCAAGATGCCTATAATTTTCGCATAGTAGCCCTATCCGCCGTTGCCGCTAATGCAGCTCCCGCCTTAGCCCGTTGGGTTACAACCAATCGAGACTCCGTACCGACTCGTTCAGACTACAGAAGCACCAGGCAAATGCTTGGCCGTCTAGAAGTAAGTCCCACCGGAGTTTTTCGTATTACCTACGAACTCATGGATGGACGTTCATTGCGTTTCAAGAACGGACGGACATACGAGAAGCCATTTATTCCTGCACCGTTCCCCCCATTACCCAACGAAGTACAGGACAGCCTTGGGCCAGAAAAGCGGCTACGCGGCCCAACACTATGGGCAGCACTACACCTCGCAGCGCGCCGTTCTGACGACACCAGACCCACGGTACTTATCTCGTTAACTCAACACATTACACCATTCGCGGAAGACTGCTTAGAACACCTAGACTCATGGAACACTCACCTCCCCGACTACTTTCCAACACCACCAGCAACTGACACGTGGGCAAATTGTCTCGCATCCGTTGCGGACTACTTTTCGGCGGACTCAATAGAGTACAAACTACTAGTCCGTGGGATAGCAGTTCACCACGGCAAACTCCCTCCGCTTGTCTCGCGTCGCTTAAAACAAGTAATCGACTCTGGCCTTGTAAAAATCATCATTGCGACTTCAACCCTTTCGGAGGGAGTAAACATCTCCGTCAACTACCTACTGCTACCCAGCGTATTCCGTGCAAACGACGCATTCACAGTACAGGAGTTCAGCAACCTAATTGGGCGCGCAGGGCGACCAGGGGTTTCCACTGAAGGGCATGCTCTCGCCGTCCAGATGGCGGACAATGAAAAAGCTAATCGCCAGCGGCAAGGATTTGACACACTGGTACATGAACTCAAGGAAGTAACAGACAACGCAGCACTCAACGAACAAGAAGACGCATCAAGCCCACTATTCAATTTAATATTAGCCATATGGGACGCCTGGAGCGACATCTCGCCAGACGGCACTCAAGATGAATTTGAAGAGTGGCTCGAGATGACGGCAACCCAAAGCTCAGAAAACGCCGCCACCATACGGCTAGATGCGCTTGACAATTTCATCTTGTCAACAATCGAAGAAGTGGAGCAAATCAAAAACGGAGAACTATCCGATACTGAACTCGAAGACGAGCTCGCCCGCATTTGGCAGAAAACATATGCCCACGCCTGTACAACTGAAGAAGACAGACTGCGCTCAGCATGGCTGACACGGGGACTGTCACTTAAAAAATTTTACCCCTCCACCGACATCAGGCGTCGGATATACAAAAGCAGCTTACCTCCGCGCTCAGCGCTGGCTCTGATCGAGAAAACTGAAGATCTTCGTTCAGCACTTCTAGACGGCTCCGATTACGCCATCTGGCCATCAAACCTTCGCTTTGAGTTCGTCGCCAAAATAGTCAACCTCGTATCAGAAGTACCTTCGTTCTACATTTCGAAGAAATTTGGCTCGAAAAGATCAGAATTCACCGACTGGCAAAAGGTCCTCCAGTGGTGGCTCGCAAAAGACACTCTTTCGAAACAGCCCAGCCCCAAAGAACTGCCAAACTGGTTTGACTACGCGTCCCGAAACTTCCTATATCGCTCTAACTGGGGCATCGGAAGCAGCCTAGGACTCTTGCTAGATGCAGGTGATGGCTCAATGCCAATCCGCCCCCTTGAGATTTCCGACTGGCCACGCAGTGGCTTGCCGTGGATCGCATTCTGGCTAAAAGAACTTCTCTCCTGGGGAACTTTAGAGCCCGTGGCTGCATATCTTCTCGCGCGGGGTAACGCGGTAGATCGAAAACAAGCAGAAGCATCCGCATCCGAGTACTATTCTGCAGTGGCGGAAATGAACCTTACCCCCAATGAACTCTTAGATCCTCGACGCATCCGTAATTGGATTCAAGCCCACGCCCCCAAACCCAGCAAGCCACTTAAGAAAAGCCACTTTGAGATAAATGTCAGGCTCACACACGATCCCTCCCATTACAACCAGGGTCGCATGAGTGTTCAGCCCATAGAAACCGAAGACGGATTAAACTGGATTGAACCTGCAGGCTACATTGTCGCAGTTAGCGACAAGCCCGAAAACTGGCCATCACAAACCCAGCACTTGGACTTCGAGCTTCTCACTGTCGAAAGACAAGTATTCGGAAGTCCGTATCTAGCGCATTCGACCGCTCAAGAGAGCCAATAG
- a CDS encoding serine/threonine protein kinase — protein sequence MSPRLHPVVPPGTDIGGYLVEERLGAGGFGAVYRARRGERSSALKLIPLWGLAEWAEREVAILLRLKHANLVRIRGHGQWPDEAPQSFFIVMDYVEGRRLDVWATEENPSAREVVRKVLGVARGLGAAHRAKVVHRDLKESNVVVRDSDGEAVVVDFGAGGYESAPSITGGVLPPGTLEYRAPEAWRFQQEHGDERGRSYQPGPSDDLYALGVVLYWLLTGRQPFLPDEAEGVEAVLNRAPRPPQALNPRVPGALGDVCMRLLAKTPEERHPDADTLCAELESLLAQADEAWDVKLCDTHGADTATTLAEAPQAVEDELAQWLKRRKARPRRGPRPPRGGDAYESDANAVAIPFEPPPAARAGHSKALRVAAWMALLVVLIVGGLVLARGLMPSSPPAARHGMAPHSHVTVGSPPGGSAFVPTSWSPGQEVAAPWRPLEADEAAGSLDGASTLAAVAVPATYSKEKASVKMKKDTGMLPEPEPQRLQGTAAGKAIGLGVAACLSMACPGSQVRPTPPPEDCPPGAIEAMEQLGLFAPGLERPSTTFDLSPGNGGRNIKVREGTTTVRMGVHWGRMPPGTLFSGQLLVGPERVYGRLTEARTPKNERIPVCVQFVEPEDGRIGLLKMEPTRAPGTATVYSALDLKAVRRFE from the coding sequence GTGAGCCCGCGTCTGCATCCCGTCGTGCCCCCGGGCACGGACATTGGCGGGTACCTGGTGGAGGAGCGGCTGGGGGCCGGGGGCTTCGGCGCCGTGTACCGCGCTCGGCGTGGAGAGCGGAGCTCCGCGCTCAAGCTCATCCCGCTCTGGGGGCTGGCCGAGTGGGCGGAGCGCGAGGTGGCCATCCTCCTGCGGCTCAAGCACGCCAACCTGGTGCGCATCCGTGGACACGGCCAGTGGCCGGACGAGGCGCCCCAGTCCTTCTTCATCGTCATGGACTACGTGGAGGGGCGCCGCCTGGACGTGTGGGCCACGGAGGAGAACCCCTCGGCCCGTGAGGTGGTGCGCAAGGTGCTCGGTGTGGCGCGCGGGCTGGGCGCCGCGCACCGGGCGAAGGTGGTGCACCGGGACTTGAAGGAGAGCAACGTCGTCGTGCGCGACTCGGACGGCGAGGCGGTGGTGGTGGACTTCGGCGCGGGCGGGTACGAGAGCGCCCCCAGCATCACCGGCGGCGTGCTCCCGCCGGGCACCCTGGAGTACCGCGCGCCCGAGGCCTGGCGCTTCCAGCAGGAGCACGGCGACGAGCGTGGCCGCTCCTACCAGCCCGGCCCCTCGGATGACCTGTACGCGCTGGGCGTCGTGCTCTATTGGCTCCTGACGGGCAGGCAGCCCTTCCTGCCGGACGAGGCCGAGGGCGTGGAGGCCGTGCTCAACCGCGCCCCCAGACCGCCCCAGGCGCTCAACCCGCGCGTCCCCGGGGCCCTCGGCGACGTGTGCATGCGCCTGCTGGCCAAGACGCCCGAGGAGCGACACCCCGACGCCGACACGCTGTGCGCGGAGCTGGAGTCCCTGCTCGCCCAGGCGGACGAAGCCTGGGACGTGAAGCTCTGTGACACCCATGGCGCGGACACCGCCACCACGCTCGCGGAGGCGCCGCAAGCGGTCGAAGACGAGCTGGCGCAGTGGCTGAAGCGGCGCAAGGCCCGGCCTCGTCGCGGGCCTCGTCCGCCACGAGGTGGGGACGCGTACGAATCCGATGCAAACGCGGTGGCCATCCCGTTCGAGCCGCCGCCCGCGGCACGCGCCGGTCATTCCAAGGCCCTGCGCGTGGCGGCCTGGATGGCGCTCCTGGTGGTCTTGATTGTGGGCGGACTGGTGCTCGCGCGCGGACTGATGCCCTCCTCCCCTCCTGCCGCACGTCACGGGATGGCGCCCCATTCCCATGTCACCGTGGGCTCGCCCCCCGGCGGTTCCGCGTTCGTTCCCACGTCCTGGAGTCCCGGTCAGGAAGTGGCGGCACCCTGGAGGCCACTGGAAGCTGACGAGGCCGCAGGCTCGCTCGATGGAGCATCCACCCTTGCGGCCGTCGCCGTTCCCGCGACGTATTCCAAGGAGAAGGCCTCCGTGAAGATGAAGAAGGACACCGGCATGCTCCCCGAGCCCGAGCCGCAGCGCCTCCAGGGCACAGCCGCTGGCAAGGCGATTGGCCTGGGTGTCGCGGCCTGCCTTTCGATGGCGTGCCCTGGTTCCCAGGTGCGCCCGACGCCGCCTCCCGAGGACTGTCCTCCAGGGGCCATTGAGGCCATGGAACAGCTCGGCCTCTTCGCCCCCGGACTCGAGCGGCCTTCAACCACGTTCGACCTGAGCCCCGGCAATGGTGGCAGAAACATCAAGGTCCGTGAGGGCACGACGACGGTTCGCATGGGGGTCCATTGGGGACGCATGCCGCCGGGAACCCTGTTCTCCGGGCAGCTCCTCGTCGGTCCAGAGCGGGTCTACGGACGACTCACCGAGGCGCGTACTCCCAAGAATGAGCGCATCCCCGTCTGCGTGCAGTTCGTTGAACCGGAGGACGGCCGCATCGGACTCCTGAAGATGGAGCCAACCCGAGCCCCCGGCACGGCCACCGTCTACTCCGCGCTGGATTTGAAGGCCGTGCGCCGCTTCGAGTGA
- a CDS encoding serine/threonine-protein kinase has protein sequence MTDDSTPTHETKFEDPTPENSSDLERARPGLRFTIDTTTYAALRTLERRGNGEVVLLAERHLPHGLAGHVTIKRLRNPASFERCQRLIEEVQLAFRLHHPAIAQVHHLKIHADRPHIIAEYVDGPTLDTVISLATMRERPLCAPFALYIAAEIADALHHSHTLRDSENRPLGIIHRDVAPRNIRVARSGEVKVTDFGAAYSLMVGREETPGLLLKGDVAYASPEYLLRKPMDGRSDIFSLGLVLMEMLTCKHLFDLEDAQAPIAALDVKTEEVPSVPLTQMIALVSRYRSEDVEHAMAGLPDALKAIIHKALQRKPSERYTSAAELRDALRAALAAQAQPFGRKEAAEELARMLSDASVLRDRVELDEAGIFPEGLDADEATLAPNSK, from the coding sequence ATGACCGATGACAGCACGCCGACCCACGAAACGAAGTTCGAGGACCCGACGCCGGAGAACAGCTCCGACCTGGAGCGCGCCCGACCCGGGCTCCGGTTCACCATCGACACCACCACCTACGCGGCACTCCGCACGCTGGAGCGGCGGGGCAATGGCGAGGTGGTGCTCCTGGCCGAGCGTCACCTCCCCCATGGCCTCGCCGGGCATGTCACCATCAAACGCCTGCGCAACCCCGCATCCTTCGAGCGCTGCCAGCGGCTCATCGAGGAGGTCCAGCTCGCCTTCCGGCTCCACCACCCGGCCATCGCCCAGGTCCATCACCTGAAAATCCACGCCGACAGGCCGCACATCATCGCGGAGTACGTGGACGGCCCCACGCTGGACACCGTCATCAGCCTCGCCACCATGCGTGAGCGGCCGCTCTGCGCGCCCTTCGCCCTCTACATCGCCGCCGAGATTGCCGACGCCCTCCACCACTCGCACACGCTGAGGGATTCGGAGAACCGGCCGCTGGGCATCATCCACCGCGACGTCGCTCCTCGGAACATCCGCGTGGCCCGGAGTGGCGAGGTGAAGGTGACGGACTTCGGCGCCGCCTACTCGCTCATGGTGGGCCGGGAGGAGACCCCGGGCCTCCTGCTCAAGGGCGACGTGGCGTACGCCTCGCCCGAGTACCTGCTCCGCAAGCCCATGGATGGCCGGTCCGATATCTTCTCCCTGGGCCTCGTCCTCATGGAGATGCTGACGTGCAAGCACCTCTTCGACCTGGAGGACGCGCAGGCCCCCATCGCCGCCCTGGACGTGAAGACGGAGGAGGTGCCCTCCGTGCCCCTCACGCAGATGATCGCGCTCGTCAGCCGCTACCGCTCCGAGGACGTGGAGCACGCGATGGCGGGCCTGCCGGACGCGCTCAAGGCCATCATCCACAAGGCCCTCCAGCGCAAGCCCTCCGAGCGCTACACCTCGGCCGCCGAGCTGCGCGATGCCCTGCGGGCGGCGCTCGCGGCACAGGCCCAGCCCTTCGGACGGAAGGAGGCGGCTGAGGAGCTGGCACGGATGCTGTCGGACGCCTCCGTCCTGCGCGACCGGGTGGAGCTGGACGAAGCGGGAATCTTCCCCGAGGGACTGGACGCAGACGAAGCGACGCTCGCGCCGAACTCGAAGTGA